In Treponema vincentii, a single window of DNA contains:
- a CDS encoding DUF368 domain-containing protein encodes MISLLKLFGVGVFIGIANVVPGVSGGTIAVICNVYDKLIILSSLNFKRIKEAWQDILCLALGIGAGIVLFAKVITLLYRAYPAQTSAFFIGVVAGSIPFLFRKTRAGIPAAAVAEDGSLTSGWLYGTLCCGAAGFALMLGMFFLQRRGIQTAAVVTAFSPIFAVKLAVMGALAAVAMLVPGISGSFVLLILGVYPTVLQAVADFNMLLLIPIALGVGAGLVFGARLIAVLLERFPAPMYAFILGLVAGSILYLYSSTSCQPFTMRVISGTVFLIGYATVSFFSRRGESTERKENVTEKQ; translated from the coding sequence ATGATTTCGCTTTTAAAACTTTTCGGTGTCGGAGTATTCATTGGAATTGCCAATGTTGTACCCGGAGTTTCCGGCGGTACGATTGCGGTGATTTGCAATGTCTACGATAAACTAATCATATTGAGTTCGCTTAATTTTAAACGGATAAAGGAGGCCTGGCAGGATATTCTTTGCCTTGCCTTGGGAATCGGTGCGGGCATTGTGCTGTTTGCAAAGGTGATTACGCTGCTATACCGCGCGTATCCGGCACAGACCAGTGCCTTTTTTATCGGGGTTGTGGCGGGGAGCATACCGTTTTTGTTCCGAAAAACCCGTGCCGGCATTCCCGCTGCAGCAGTTGCAGAGGATGGTTCCCTGACATCCGGATGGCTGTATGGGACACTATGCTGCGGTGCTGCCGGTTTTGCGCTGATGCTGGGAATGTTTTTCTTACAGCGTCGCGGTATACAGACTGCTGCCGTTGTTACCGCCTTTTCACCGATATTTGCGGTAAAATTAGCGGTAATGGGAGCTTTGGCTGCGGTTGCGATGTTGGTTCCGGGTATTTCCGGCTCGTTTGTGTTGTTGATTCTCGGTGTATATCCGACAGTACTGCAAGCAGTCGCGGACTTTAATATGCTATTGCTTATACCTATTGCGCTTGGCGTTGGAGCAGGGTTGGTATTCGGAGCACGACTGATTGCCGTATTGTTAGAACGCTTTCCTGCGCCGATGTATGCTTTTATTCTCGGTTTGGTTGCGGGTTCGATACTCTATCTCTATTCGAGTACCAGCTGCCAGCCTTTTACGATGCGGGTTATTTCCGGAACAGTATTTCTTATCGGTTATGCAACCGTCTCATTCTTTTCTAGAAGAGGGGAATCAACGGAACGGAAAGAAAATGTCACCGAAAAGCAATAA
- a CDS encoding GGDEF domain-containing protein encodes MKKTSFFSGWTDSELDEIMMHCQANEFEDGSIIFTPEENGSKVYLLLNGSAEVLSPDKKTALAEFVAGELFGEIALLTGKPHDAYAIARKQARILEFPKDGVPLETLFHDKPRILAHLFQSLLIFTSQRTRAANLLIKENSPVVRELRNQVYSDKLSGLFNRTYLEESFAEFCKEPFALIMMKPDNFKQINDSFGHEAGDTALIFIAGHLKKAFSENTILARYEGNEFAVLTHLYTDKESARAFAEKIKKELETLDLSHIFNGEKIFLSMSLGVVLFPQHGKIYTDIVTRCSGMPLIGRQRGGSMILFPEDI; translated from the coding sequence TTGAAAAAAACATCTTTCTTTTCCGGCTGGACAGACAGCGAACTGGATGAAATTATGATGCACTGTCAGGCAAACGAGTTTGAGGACGGCAGTATAATCTTTACGCCCGAAGAAAACGGCTCCAAGGTGTATCTGCTATTGAACGGCAGTGCCGAAGTCCTCTCCCCCGATAAAAAGACTGCATTGGCTGAATTTGTTGCAGGGGAATTATTCGGCGAAATTGCCTTGCTGACCGGTAAACCGCACGATGCATATGCCATAGCACGTAAACAAGCCCGTATCTTAGAATTTCCCAAAGATGGGGTTCCGCTTGAAACCCTCTTCCACGATAAACCGCGAATACTTGCACATCTTTTTCAATCATTGTTGATTTTCACATCCCAACGTACCAGAGCCGCAAATCTGCTCATCAAAGAGAATTCACCGGTTGTACGCGAGCTGCGAAATCAGGTATATAGCGACAAGCTTTCAGGTCTATTCAACCGTACCTATTTAGAGGAATCTTTTGCAGAATTTTGCAAGGAACCTTTTGCACTCATTATGATGAAACCGGATAACTTTAAGCAGATCAACGACAGCTTCGGTCATGAAGCAGGTGATACCGCACTTATCTTTATTGCCGGTCATCTAAAAAAAGCCTTTTCGGAAAACACTATTTTGGCGCGCTACGAAGGAAATGAATTCGCAGTTCTCACTCACCTGTACACCGATAAAGAATCCGCACGGGCTTTCGCAGAAAAAATTAAAAAAGAACTCGAAACATTGGATCTTTCCCATATTTTTAACGGTGAGAAAATCTTTTTAAGTATGAGCCTCGGTGTCGTTCTATTTCCGCAACATGGTAAAATCTATACCGATATTGTAACACGATGTTCCGGTATGCCGTTGATAGGCAGGCAACGCGGCGGTTCTATGATTTTATTTCCGGAGGATATATAA
- a CDS encoding GGDEF domain-containing protein, with amino-acid sequence MLEVKQRWLEVLRKTSLFSRLTPDQMAVVLSSLFYCELEAGQTLVYEGEIGSELFIIVQGCISISVKSGEENIELGRLHSGDFFGEMSLLEQTARSASCTAVENTSCFMLKARDFSQIIVNDPVIAVSILQQMLSSTVSRLLRTNSFLTQVIQWGDEAKKRAITDPFTGLFNRRYLDDNIGNLIRRNTETTGASFAMVDVDRFGTLNKTYGSVFCDNILLAITDVFKKTFDHQDTLIRYGGDEFCFIVGGKFERAETLCRNVCEGVNAIRFNEYPELAVSCSIGLVPCAHNDNIPDILKHSDEALYRAKEQGRNRVCTA; translated from the coding sequence ATGCTCGAAGTAAAACAGCGGTGGCTTGAAGTTTTACGTAAAACTTCTCTTTTTTCGCGCTTAACACCTGATCAAATGGCAGTTGTGCTTTCCTCCCTCTTTTATTGTGAGTTGGAAGCGGGCCAAACTCTCGTATATGAAGGTGAAATAGGATCGGAGCTTTTTATTATAGTCCAAGGATGTATATCGATTTCGGTAAAATCCGGAGAAGAAAATATCGAATTGGGAAGGTTGCATTCCGGCGATTTTTTCGGTGAAATGTCGCTGCTTGAACAAACTGCCCGTTCAGCTTCGTGTACGGCGGTGGAAAACACCTCATGCTTTATGCTTAAAGCGCGGGATTTTTCGCAGATTATTGTGAATGACCCTGTTATTGCCGTTTCCATTTTACAGCAAATGCTTTCGAGTACGGTTTCGCGCCTCTTACGGACAAATAGCTTTTTAACGCAGGTTATACAGTGGGGCGACGAAGCCAAGAAGCGCGCTATCACCGATCCCTTTACAGGGCTCTTTAACCGACGCTATCTTGATGATAATATCGGAAACCTTATCCGCCGGAACACCGAAACCACCGGCGCCAGCTTCGCAATGGTGGATGTTGATCGTTTCGGCACCTTGAACAAAACCTACGGGAGTGTGTTCTGCGACAATATTTTGCTTGCAATTACCGATGTGTTTAAGAAAACATTTGACCATCAGGATACGCTGATACGGTATGGCGGTGACGAGTTCTGTTTTATTGTCGGGGGAAAATTTGAACGTGCCGAAACGCTTTGCCGAAATGTTTGTGAGGGTGTGAACGCTATCAGATTTAACGAATATCCCGAACTTGCGGTTTCTTGTTCAATCGGTTTAGTCCCATGCGCTCATAACGATAATATTCCGGATATACTCAAGCACTCCGACGAAGCCTTGTACCGTGCAAAAGAGCAGGGGCGGAACCGCGTGTGTACGGCTTAA
- a CDS encoding flavin reductase, which translates to MFESLQVTSKLVDKVIKPFSALAEHGVLVSAGHGTERGEWNTMTASWALMGHLWNRPMAALFIRPQRHTAVFAEEEDYLSVSFLDTADEKMCEALKICGTVSGRDEDKAASAGLTPVFHDNTVIGFEEAILTVSCRKLYRSQFDMDLFLDPQVIIDCYPKKDFHYVYFCEIRDAYLRHK; encoded by the coding sequence ATGTTTGAATCTTTACAAGTAACGTCTAAATTAGTAGACAAGGTAATCAAGCCTTTTTCTGCGTTAGCAGAGCACGGTGTGTTGGTTAGTGCCGGACACGGAACGGAGCGCGGCGAGTGGAATACTATGACCGCATCGTGGGCATTGATGGGGCATTTATGGAACCGACCGATGGCTGCTTTGTTTATTAGACCGCAGCGGCATACCGCGGTATTTGCCGAAGAAGAAGATTACTTGAGCGTGTCCTTTTTGGATACTGCCGATGAAAAAATGTGCGAAGCCCTTAAAATTTGCGGTACCGTGTCGGGCAGGGATGAAGACAAAGCGGCCAGCGCAGGGCTTACACCGGTGTTTCACGACAATACCGTTATCGGATTTGAAGAAGCCATACTCACCGTATCATGCCGGAAACTCTATCGAAGTCAGTTCGATATGGACTTGTTTTTAGACCCGCAGGTCATTATCGACTGTTATCCCAAGAAAGATTTTCACTACGTCTATTTCTGCGAAATCCGCGATGCCTACCTTCGCCATAAATAG